One region of Primulina tabacum isolate GXHZ01 chromosome 1, ASM2559414v2, whole genome shotgun sequence genomic DNA includes:
- the LOC142537026 gene encoding V-type proton ATPase subunit H: MPTDQAELSTEQVLRRDIPWETYMTTKLISGTGLQLLRRYDKKPESYKAQLLDDDGPAYIRCFVSILRDIFKEETVEYVLALIDEMLLANPKRARLFHDNSLAGEDIYDPFLRLLWKGNWFIQEKSCKILSFIVSGRPKGQNATADSAAKSKNEVISLNDVLKGLVDWLCAQLKNQSHTGRSIPVVINCLSTLLKEPAVRSSFVQADGVKLLIPLISPASTQQSIQLLYETCLCVWLLSYYEPAIEYLATTKCLPRLIEVAKGSTKEKVVRLVVLILRNLLHKGTFGAQMVDLGLPQLVQSLKAQAWSDEDLLEALNQLEEGLKDNIKKLSSFDRYKQEVLLGHLDWSPMHKDPIFWRDNITNFEEHDFQILRVLITILDTSTDPRTLAVACYDLSQFIQYHQAGRIIVTDLKAKDRVMKLMNHENVEVTKNALLCIQRLFLGAKYASFLQA, translated from the exons ATGCCCACCGATCAGGCGGAGCTCTCCACAGAACAG GTTTTGAGGAGGGATATTCCATGGGAGACTTACATGACGACGAAGTTGATCTCCGGAACTGGACTTCAGCTGCTGCGGCGCTACGATAAGAAGCCTGAGAGTTACAAGGCTCAGTTACTTGATGAT GATGGTCCAGCATATATTCGATGTTTTGTCAGCATTTTGCGAGACATATTCAAGGAAGAAACTGTAGAATATGTGTTAGCTCTGATTGATGAAATGCTTTTGG CAAATCCCAAACGAGCTAGATTATTCCATGACAATTCTCTGGCTGGCGAGGATATATATGATCCTTTCCTGAG GCTACTTTGGAAAGGTAATTGGTTTATACAAGAGAAGAGCTGTAAGATACTTTCTTTCATAGTAAG TGGAAGGCCTAAAGGTCAAAATGCCACTGCTGATTCAGCAGCCAAGTCGAAGAATGAAGTCATTTCTTtaaatgatgttttgaaggGACTGGTTGATTGGCTGTGTGCACAG CTGAAGAACCAATCTCATACTGGCCGCAGCATTCCAGTAGTTATTAACTGCCTTTCAACTCTACTGAAAGAGCCTGCAGTGCGATCTTCATTTGTTCAGGCTGATGGAGTGAAGTTGCTCATTCCTTTAATATCTCCAGCATCCACTCAACAATCTATCCAG CTCCTTTATGAAACATGCCTTTGTGTGTGGCTCCTGTCTTACTATGAACCTGCAATTGAGTACTTGGCTACTACTAAATGCTTGCCGCGGCTGATTGAAGTTGCCAAGGGATCCACAAAGGAAAAA GTCGTCCGTCTAGTTGTCTTGATACTTAGAAATTTGCTTCACAAAGGAACATTTGGAGCTCAGATGGTAGACCTGGGCTTGCCACAGCTTGTTCAGAGTTTGAAAGCCCAAGCATGGAGTGATGAG gatCTGCTGGAAGCCTTGAATCAGCTCGAGGAAGGACTGAAAGATAACATCAAGAAGCTTAGTTCTTTTGATAGGTACAAGCAGGAAGTCCTACTTGGACACCTTGATTGGTCGCCTATGCATAAAGATCCTATATTCTGGCGGGACAACATTACAAACTTCGAAGAACATGATTTTCAG ATCCTGAGGGTCCTGATCACAATTTTGGACACATCCACTGATCCTAGAACACTAGCTGTTGCTTGCTATGACCTCTCTCAGTTCATTCAGTACCACCAGGCTGGCCGTATCATTGTGACTGATCTCAAAGCAAAGGACCGGGTGATGAAGTTGATGAACCATGAGAACGTAGAGGTTACCAAAAATGCCCTGCTCTGCATCCAAAGGCTTTTCCTAGGAGCCAAATATGCGAGTTTTTTGCAGGCTTGA